CCCGCGCGCGCACACCTGCTCGCGCTGACCGTCCGGGACACCCGCGATGCGGACATGGCGGATTTGGTGCGTTCCGCCTTTCGACCGGGCTTGCGCCAGCGGATCGCCGACTATCGCGCCAAGGGTTGATAACCCTTCCGCCGTCCGATCACGGGCCAGACCGTGACAGCGACTCCGGCCACGATGAGGGCCATGCCAACGTAACGCAACGGCGGAAATGCCTCGCCGAACGCGACCGCTGAGCCAGCAACCCCGACGCATGGCGCGATGAGTGCGAACGGCGCGACCGTGGCGGCGGAATAGCGGGTCAGTAATCTTCCCCAAATGGCGTAGGCAAGCACGGTCGCAACCGCGCCGAGGTAAAGGGCGGCGATCCATCCAGCCCAGGTGGCGGCGGCGATCGCCGTGGGCAGCGATGGACCTCGGTCAAACGCGGCGGCGACCGCGAGCGCGGGTAACGGTGGAATCAGGCTCAGCCATACCATCAGCGCCAACATCGGCGCACCGGGATGTCGCTTCACCAGGATATTGCCGATCGCCCAACTGGCGGCGCTGGCCAGCGCTAAGCCGAGCCCGAGCCACGTAAGATCGGCATCGACCGAGAGAGCAATCGCGGCGAGCCCGGCGCAGGCGGTCACCATGCCCATGATCTGCCGCGTGGTCGGGATTTCCCGCAGCACGATCGCCGCCAGGAGAACCGTGAAAAAGACCTGCATCTGCTGGGTGACCGACGCGACCCCCGGCGGCATGCCCCGGGTGAACGCGAAAAACAGCAGCAAAAACTGCCCGGCGAAGAGTGTGAGCCCGATCGGCACCAGCGTGCGCCATGGCAGATTCGGTCGGGGCAGGATCAGAACCGGCACGCATGCGATCAAAAAACGCAGCGCCGTCAGTTGCGCAGGCGTGAAGCTGTCGAGCGCGATCCTGGTGGCGACGAAGGCAAGCCCCCAAACGACCGCGACGAACGCAGCCAAGGTCATGTCCCGGAACGGCATCGTGCAAATCCCTATTTTCCAGAATACCGATTGAACGAGCGACCAATGGAAGGCGGCGATGGGGGCACATAGAGAGTTTCGATGCGTTGATTGGGAATAAGATAGAGGCGCGCAACCCGAAGTATTGTATGATTTTACCTGATAAGAGAAAGCGATATAGGGAGGTTCACATGGCGGGTACGGTCAAAATCCATCCGGCAGTGGATGGCGGGATTCAGCCGGGATCGACCAATTTCGGAGGCGGAACGCTGCGCTGCAAGTGTGCAAGCGATCCGGTGATGGTCAAGGTAAGCGCGCAGAGCGCGCATAACCACGTCTGCGGCTGTACCAAGTGCTGGAAGCCAGCGGGGGCGCTGTTTTCCCAGGTGGCGGTGGTGCCGCGCGACAAGTTGCAAGTTGTCAGCGGCGAAGGAAAGCTGAAAGTGGTCGATGCCAACGCGGCGATCCAGCGCCACGCCTGCGTCAAGTGCGGCGTGCATATGTACGGCCGGATCGAGAACAAGAACCATCCGTTCTACGGCCTCGACTTCATCCATACCGAACTGTCGAACGAGAAGGGCTGGTCGGCGCCCGAATTCGCGGCGTTCGTGTCCTCGGTGATCGAATCCGGCACCAATCCGGCCGACATGCCGGCGATCCGTGCGCGACTCAAGACCCTCGGCCTCGAGCCCTACGACTGCCTGTCGCCGCCCCTGATGGACGCCATCGCGACTCACGTGGCGAAAACCAAGAAGGCCTGACGCGGTCCTTTCACCAACCGGGGAGAAAATCATATGGACGTCAAAGCAGCCGTAGCGTTCCA
This DNA window, taken from Rhodospirillales bacterium, encodes the following:
- a CDS encoding EamA family transporter, producing the protein MPFRDMTLAAFVAVVWGLAFVATRIALDSFTPAQLTALRFLIACVPVLILPRPNLPWRTLVPIGLTLFAGQFLLLFFAFTRGMPPGVASVTQQMQVFFTVLLAAIVLREIPTTRQIMGMVTACAGLAAIALSVDADLTWLGLGLALASAASWAIGNILVKRHPGAPMLALMVWLSLIPPLPALAVAAAFDRGPSLPTAIAAATWAGWIAALYLGAVATVLAYAIWGRLLTRYSAATVAPFALIAPCVGVAGSAVAFGEAFPPLRYVGMALIVAGVAVTVWPVIGRRKGYQPLAR
- the gfa gene encoding S-(hydroxymethyl)glutathione synthase, which gives rise to MAGTVKIHPAVDGGIQPGSTNFGGGTLRCKCASDPVMVKVSAQSAHNHVCGCTKCWKPAGALFSQVAVVPRDKLQVVSGEGKLKVVDANAAIQRHACVKCGVHMYGRIENKNHPFYGLDFIHTELSNEKGWSAPEFAAFVSSVIESGTNPADMPAIRARLKTLGLEPYDCLSPPLMDAIATHVAKTKKA